A single genomic interval of Scyliorhinus canicula chromosome 15, sScyCan1.1, whole genome shotgun sequence harbors:
- the chst12a gene encoding carbohydrate sulfotransferase 12: MNIQQRPGNRSRAPMHLLKMSKSRIFQICGIMASVFMILLIIFYWDDVGTAHFYLHTAITRIQVSRLPPVMDLNSDQLLSKKSVEERTPSSEADITQGDLDLTYVESTMRYQKGGGSHELEQTFNAISVPSLEEKLPGFDLGIDSIKTKTELEWIQYERKQKIKDVCADSSITFSGKNRNFEDIPNKDLDHLIVDDRHGIIYCYVPKVACTNWKRIMILLSGSLLKQGSPYHDPLEIPRDLVHNSTSHFTFSKFWKRYGKFSKHLMKIKLKKYTKFLFVRDPFVRLISAFRSKFGIKNEDFYSHFAIPMLQLYANYSDPPSSVNEAFSAGIKPTFVNFIQYLLDTQTENDRPFNEHWRQVYRLCHPCQINYDFIGKLESLDEDASYLLKLLNVEKFVQFPPSLRNRTVSSWEEDWFSKIPVAWRKKLYELYQPDFVVFGYPKPTNLLFD, encoded by the coding sequence ATGAACATCCAGCAAAGGCCTGGTAACAGAAGCAGGGCTCCTATGCATTTACTCAAAATGAGTAAGTCTCGGATCTTCCAGATCTGTGGCATCATGGCCTCTGTGTTTATGATTCTACTGATCATATTTTATTGGGATGATGTTGGAACGGCCCATTTTTATTTGCACACGGCAATCACAAGAATTCAGGTCTCTCGTCTCCCTCCCGTGATGGACCTAAACAGTGACCAGCTACTTTCCAAAAAGTCAGTCGAAGAAAGAACGCCCAGTTCTGAAGCTGATATAACTCAGGGTGATCTTGACTTAACATATGTAGAAAGCACAATGAGATATCAAAAGGGAGGAGGCTCCCATGAGTTGGAACAAACTTTCAATGCAATATCCGTACCCAGCCTTGAGGAGAAACTCCCAGGCTTTGACTTGGGAATTGACTCTATAAAGACTAAGACCGAGTTAGAATGGATACAGTATGAGAGGAAACAGAAAATTAAAGATGTTTGCGCAGACTCCAGTATCACGTTCTCAGGGAAAAATAGGAACTTTGAAGATATTCCGAATAAGGATTTGGACCACCTAATTGTGGATGACCGGCATGGAATTATTTACTGTTACGTTCCCAAAGTGGCCTGCACTAATTGGAAACGGATCATGATTCTATTAAGCGGAAGTCTTTTAAAACAAGGCAGTCCATATCATGATCCACTTGAGATCCCCAGGGATCTTGTTCATAACTCCACCAGCCATTTCACCTTCAGCAAGTTCTGGAAGCGTTATGGCAAATTCTCAAAACACCTCATGAAGATCAAACTGAAAAAGTACACCAAATTTCTCTTCGTACGTGATCCTTTTGTAAGACTAATTTCGGCATTCCGCAGCAAGTTTGGAATTAAGAATGAGGATTTTTACAGCCACTTTGCAATCCCAATGCTCCAGCTGTATGCAAATTATTCTGATCCGCCATCATCTGTCAATGAGGCTTTCTCTGCAGGAATCAAGCCCacctttgttaactttattcagtaTTTGTTGGACACACAGACTGAGAATGATAGGCCTTTTAATGAACATTGGCGACAAGTATACAGACTTTGTCACCCATGTCAAATAAATTATGACTTTATTGGAAAACTTGAAAGTTTGGATGAGGATGCTAGTTACTTACTGAAGTTGCTGAACGTGGAAAAGTTTGTTCAGTTTCCACCCAGTTTGCGGAACCGGACAGTTAGCAGCTGGGAAGAGGACTGGTTTTCAAAAATTCCAGTGGCTTGGAGGAAAAAGTTGTATGAGCTTTACCAGCCTGATTTTGTTGTCTTTGGTTATCCCAAACCAACAAATTTATTATTTGACTGA